A single window of Rhodococcus jostii RHA1 DNA harbors:
- a CDS encoding long-chain fatty acid--CoA ligase, which translates to MMSSQLSVARLLWRAENVNGARINTAWTSDGVRSFTYRDLVSDVRDLAGALASIGVKRGSRVATMAWNTRQHLAAYFAVPALGAVLHTVNHRMPVEHMAYTINHVSDEVLIVDEDLLPSVEAMRGRIPTVRHLIVVGEPGAIDDFDQVIPYDQFVSGASTHGTFQEVDENTAASICFTSGTTGSPKGVVYSHRSIVLHAMAISTKGGVEIDAERAYLLATQMSHVNGWGVPYAAALQGARLVLPGPHPTPERFLDLIHGERPDTFVGSPTVAALMRDEHLRRNCGYDLSELKTMWLGGQVPPVALARWWAEQGARVVNGWGMTETSPMGTFSPGGSMQGRPLPLFELRVVDESGSPQHWDGQTVGELEVRSPWVAREYLDDPRTADSFRDGWLRTGDVATVHPDARLQIKDREKDLVKSGGEWISSVDLENALMIHPAVSEAAVIAIPDDTWQERPLAWLRLDADVTDEELRTFLATTLPRFWLPDRFVRVDEIPKTAMGKIDKADIRRQHRENTGQPTSTDQASTVSDGRDHNVAVIPTRSDTTSGL; encoded by the coding sequence ATGATGAGTAGTCAATTGTCGGTGGCGAGGCTGCTGTGGCGCGCCGAGAACGTGAACGGCGCTCGGATCAACACGGCCTGGACTTCGGACGGGGTTCGCAGTTTCACGTACCGGGACCTGGTCTCCGACGTGAGGGATCTGGCCGGTGCGCTCGCATCGATCGGCGTGAAACGTGGGTCCCGAGTCGCAACCATGGCGTGGAATACCCGTCAGCACCTGGCGGCATACTTCGCGGTTCCAGCGCTCGGGGCCGTCCTGCACACGGTAAATCACCGCATGCCGGTCGAACACATGGCCTATACGATCAACCATGTTTCAGATGAGGTTCTGATCGTCGACGAGGATCTCCTCCCGTCGGTAGAGGCGATGCGTGGCCGGATTCCCACGGTTCGCCACCTCATCGTTGTGGGCGAACCCGGTGCGATCGATGACTTCGACCAGGTCATTCCCTATGATCAGTTCGTTTCGGGTGCATCCACCCACGGGACCTTCCAGGAGGTCGACGAAAACACTGCGGCGTCGATCTGCTTCACTTCGGGCACGACCGGGTCGCCCAAGGGCGTGGTCTACAGCCACCGGAGCATCGTGCTCCACGCCATGGCGATCAGCACCAAGGGCGGAGTCGAGATCGACGCGGAGCGGGCCTACCTGCTCGCCACCCAGATGTCGCACGTCAACGGCTGGGGTGTCCCCTACGCGGCGGCGCTCCAGGGCGCACGTCTGGTGCTGCCCGGACCGCACCCCACACCCGAGCGGTTCCTGGACTTGATCCATGGCGAACGGCCCGACACCTTCGTCGGCTCGCCAACGGTCGCCGCCCTCATGCGCGACGAGCACCTTCGCCGAAACTGTGGCTACGATCTCTCGGAGCTGAAGACGATGTGGCTCGGAGGGCAGGTGCCGCCGGTCGCTCTGGCGCGGTGGTGGGCTGAGCAAGGCGCCCGCGTCGTAAATGGATGGGGAATGACCGAGACATCTCCGATGGGCACCTTCTCCCCCGGCGGCTCGATGCAGGGCAGGCCACTGCCGTTGTTCGAGCTCCGCGTCGTGGACGAATCCGGCTCACCGCAACACTGGGATGGTCAGACCGTCGGCGAACTGGAAGTACGTTCGCCGTGGGTCGCCCGGGAATACCTGGACGATCCACGAACGGCGGACAGCTTTCGAGACGGCTGGCTGCGCACCGGCGATGTGGCGACCGTTCACCCAGATGCCCGCCTGCAGATCAAGGACCGCGAAAAGGACCTCGTCAAGAGCGGTGGGGAGTGGATCTCCTCGGTAGACCTCGAGAATGCGCTCATGATTCATCCTGCTGTCTCGGAGGCCGCCGTCATCGCCATACCGGACGACACATGGCAGGAACGCCCCCTCGCGTGGCTCCGGCTGGACGCCGACGTGACCGACGAGGAGCTCCGGACGTTCCTGGCGACAACACTCCCCCGATTCTGGCTGCCCGATCGTTTCGTGAGAGTCGATGAGATCCCCAAGACTGCAATGGGCAAGATCGACAAAGCCGACATCAGACGACAGCATCGGGAAAACACAGGTCAGCCCACATCGACAGACCAGGCGAGCACAGTCTCCGATGGTCGCGACCACAACGTTGCAGTCATCCCCACCAGGTCCGATACAACGAGCGGACTGTAG
- a CDS encoding SMP-30/gluconolactonase/LRE family protein, which produces MTEYTLRTIVDGYSYLEGPRWHDGRLWFADFYTHTVNAVNADGSIELVATVPHQPSGLGWLPDGRLLIVSMKDRKVLRQESDGTFVEHADIHDLCGGHANDMVVDAQGRAYVGNFGFDLMGGAPHEHTTVVLVDTDGSASIVADGLSFPNGMVITPDGSTLLVNELFGNRISAFDIHPDGTLGERIEWAGYGDLGAEPDVGTRLEAATIVPDGLTLDAEGAVWIADAANNRAVRIAKGGEILDEVSTAPDGVFAVALGGDDGRTLFLCVAPNFDETERTATRLGRMLATEVDVPHAGRP; this is translated from the coding sequence ATGACCGAATACACGCTGCGAACCATTGTCGACGGTTACTCGTACCTCGAGGGCCCCCGCTGGCATGACGGACGTCTCTGGTTTGCGGACTTCTACACCCACACCGTGAATGCCGTGAACGCCGACGGCAGCATCGAACTTGTCGCGACGGTCCCGCACCAACCCTCTGGGCTCGGCTGGCTACCGGACGGGCGGCTGCTGATCGTGTCGATGAAGGACCGCAAGGTGCTGCGTCAAGAGTCGGACGGCACATTCGTCGAGCATGCCGACATCCACGACCTATGCGGTGGCCACGCCAACGACATGGTCGTGGACGCCCAGGGTAGGGCCTACGTGGGCAACTTCGGATTCGACCTCATGGGTGGGGCGCCACACGAGCACACAACTGTCGTCCTCGTCGACACCGACGGAAGCGCCTCGATCGTCGCCGACGGACTGTCATTCCCCAACGGCATGGTCATCACTCCCGATGGTTCAACCCTGCTGGTCAACGAATTGTTCGGCAATCGGATCTCGGCATTCGACATCCACCCGGACGGCACGCTCGGCGAGCGAATCGAATGGGCCGGCTACGGAGACCTCGGTGCCGAGCCCGACGTCGGCACACGACTCGAGGCCGCCACGATCGTGCCCGACGGTCTGACCCTCGACGCCGAAGGCGCCGTGTGGATTGCCGATGCCGCGAACAACCGAGCGGTGCGGATCGCCAAGGGCGGCGAAATCCTCGACGAGGTCAGCACCGCACCCGACGGGGTGTTCGCCGTCGCGCTCGGCGGCGACGACGGACGCACCCTGTTCTTGTGCGTCGCACCGAATTTCGACGAGACCGAACGCACCGCAACCCGTCTGGGGCGCATGCTCGCCACCGAAGTGGACGTACCACACGCCGGCCGCCCCTGA
- a CDS encoding NAD(P)H-dependent flavin oxidoreductase, translating to MFTTSFTRIFDVEHPVVCGGMTAVGTADLIAAVANAGALGFLSALSQPTPEALAEEIARCRSMTDRPFGVNLTILPTLKPVPYEDYRAAIIDSGVGVVETAGSNPAPHLHAFAAAGIKVIHKAVSVRHALKAEKLGVDAVSVDGFECAGHPGNDDVPGLVLIPAATRKLSIPVIASGGFADGAGLAAALALGASAINMGTRFVASTEATVHENVKRQITVNDERSTQLVFREFNNTARVARNAISERISEISALPNATFDDVADLASGVRGRQKVLAGGDVDAGLWWAGQSQGLIDEILTCEEIVTSTVNQAHDLIVNRLPQLAGAVR from the coding sequence GTGTTCACTACCTCCTTCACACGGATCTTCGACGTGGAGCATCCCGTCGTCTGTGGCGGCATGACTGCGGTCGGCACTGCCGACCTCATCGCCGCCGTCGCAAACGCGGGTGCTCTCGGATTCCTCTCCGCTCTCTCCCAGCCGACACCCGAAGCCTTGGCCGAGGAGATCGCAAGGTGTCGGTCCATGACCGACCGACCCTTCGGTGTCAACCTGACGATCCTGCCAACCCTCAAACCTGTTCCCTACGAGGACTACCGCGCTGCCATCATCGACTCCGGCGTGGGCGTCGTCGAAACGGCAGGTAGCAACCCCGCTCCCCATCTGCACGCCTTCGCCGCCGCCGGCATCAAGGTAATCCACAAGGCCGTCTCCGTGCGCCACGCGCTGAAGGCCGAGAAGCTTGGAGTCGACGCGGTAAGCGTCGACGGGTTCGAATGTGCCGGCCATCCCGGCAACGACGACGTCCCCGGTCTCGTCCTGATCCCTGCCGCCACCCGCAAACTGTCGATCCCCGTCATCGCCAGCGGCGGATTCGCCGATGGTGCCGGCCTGGCGGCGGCTCTGGCATTGGGGGCCAGCGCTATCAACATGGGAACCAGATTCGTCGCCAGCACAGAGGCGACGGTCCACGAGAACGTCAAACGCCAGATCACCGTCAACGACGAACGATCCACGCAACTGGTGTTTCGAGAGTTCAACAACACCGCCCGCGTCGCCCGCAACGCCATCTCGGAGAGAATTTCCGAGATCTCCGCGCTTCCGAACGCAACATTCGACGACGTCGCCGATCTGGCCTCCGGGGTGCGCGGTCGCCAGAAGGTTCTGGCCGGCGGTGACGTGGATGCCGGCTTGTGGTGGGCCGGGCAATCACAGGGACTGATCGACGAGATCCTCACCTGCGAGGAGATCGTGACCAGCACGGTCAATCAAGCCCATGATCTGATCGTGAACAGACTTCCCCAACTTGCGGGTGCCGTCCGATGA
- a CDS encoding crotonase/enoyl-CoA hydratase family protein, which translates to MIRTVDVEYETIALELRDGVLIVTLNRPESLNAFTISMADELEHLFRAVNDDDDVNAVVVTGSGRAFCAGMDLTTDGNVFGLDETLEPTLHDMGDLQDPVVARGVRDTGGRVTLAVFDCLKPVIAAVNGSAVGIGATLTLSMDARLASTAARFGFVFGRLGITPEAASTWFLTRIVGLDTALDLVYSADILDAADAAEIGLVRSVHSPDELLDAALALAHRFTRDRSRVATALTRQMMYRNALLDHPAEAHRIDSLAMFYTSIGDGREGVQAFREKRKPQFKGRVSTDLPDFYTDWIERQRR; encoded by the coding sequence ATGATCCGCACCGTGGATGTCGAGTACGAGACGATCGCCCTCGAACTGCGCGACGGCGTGCTCATCGTGACGCTGAATCGACCGGAGTCGCTCAACGCCTTCACCATCTCCATGGCTGATGAGCTCGAGCACCTCTTCCGGGCCGTCAATGACGACGACGACGTCAATGCCGTGGTGGTGACCGGCTCGGGCCGTGCGTTTTGCGCCGGTATGGATCTCACGACCGACGGCAACGTGTTCGGCCTCGACGAGACATTGGAGCCGACCCTCCACGATATGGGTGACTTGCAGGACCCGGTCGTTGCCCGCGGCGTCCGCGACACCGGTGGTCGGGTCACACTTGCGGTGTTCGACTGCCTCAAACCCGTGATCGCCGCCGTAAACGGCTCCGCCGTGGGCATCGGAGCCACCCTGACATTGTCCATGGACGCCCGACTCGCCTCCACAGCAGCACGATTCGGGTTTGTCTTCGGCCGCCTCGGGATCACACCCGAAGCAGCCTCGACCTGGTTCCTGACGAGGATCGTCGGACTCGATACCGCACTCGACCTCGTGTACTCCGCCGACATCCTCGACGCGGCCGACGCGGCCGAGATCGGCCTGGTTCGCTCGGTCCACTCGCCGGACGAACTTCTCGATGCCGCGCTTGCACTGGCACATCGCTTCACTCGCGATCGGTCGCGTGTCGCGACCGCCCTGACCCGGCAGATGATGTACCGCAACGCGCTTCTCGATCACCCCGCCGAGGCTCACCGCATCGATTCACTCGCCATGTTCTACACCAGTATCGGAGATGGAAGAGAAGGTGTCCAAGCATTCCGAGAGAAGAGGAAGCCCCAGTTCAAGGGACGCGTATCAACCGACCTTCCTGACTTCTACACCGACTGGATAGAGCGGCAGCGTCGCTGA
- a CDS encoding flavin-containing monooxygenase, whose protein sequence is MTTASIDTRELDEANGVLDVLVVGGGFAGLYQLDQLRSRGFSVKVVEAGDSLGGIWYWNCYPGARTDSTGQIYQYSREDLWKDWSYDELYPSWSGVRDYFAYVDRKLDLSRDIIFSTRVTSADFDGERNQWTVRTDTGRMLRARSVVICTGFGAKPHIPSINGLNSFAGESHHTALWPQEGLDMAGKRVGIIGTGSSGVQVTQEAAADAEQITIFQRTPNLALPMRQQQLTGQLKEKLKENLPERFAQRRRSFAGFDMDFIPKSVFEVSDEERADTYERMWATGGFELWLANYQDILLDERANRIMYDFWRDKVRQRVTDPVKAEKLAPMDPPHPFGTKRPSLEQNFYDVVNQENVDIVDVNEDPIERITPAGVQTKSGLHEFDILVFATGFDANRGGITSIDIRGTNDQLLSHKWSERLDTFMGLTTAGFPNLMFVYGPQSPAGFCNGPTCAEVQGEIVVDFLTHVRDGGYQRFETSEDAEQSWTAHVEEVFHMSLFPRAKSWYHGANIPGKPSQMLNYSGGLPSYFDHWEENVAAGYKAFTLS, encoded by the coding sequence ATGACCACGGCATCGATCGATACGAGGGAGCTCGACGAGGCGAACGGCGTCTTGGACGTTCTCGTCGTCGGAGGCGGCTTCGCGGGTCTGTATCAACTCGATCAACTTCGTTCACGCGGATTTTCGGTGAAGGTCGTCGAAGCCGGTGACTCGCTTGGGGGCATCTGGTACTGGAATTGCTACCCGGGTGCTCGAACCGACAGCACCGGGCAGATCTATCAGTACTCACGCGAGGACCTGTGGAAGGACTGGAGTTACGATGAGCTCTACCCGTCATGGTCCGGTGTGCGCGACTATTTTGCCTATGTCGACCGCAAGCTCGATCTGTCTCGAGACATCATCTTCAGTACGCGGGTGACGTCTGCGGACTTCGACGGCGAGCGAAACCAATGGACAGTGCGCACCGACACGGGCCGGATGCTGCGTGCCAGGTCTGTAGTGATCTGCACTGGATTCGGCGCCAAGCCGCACATTCCCAGCATCAACGGGCTCAACAGCTTTGCAGGCGAATCTCACCACACCGCATTGTGGCCCCAAGAAGGTCTGGACATGGCCGGCAAACGCGTGGGGATCATCGGCACCGGGTCGAGCGGCGTTCAGGTCACCCAGGAGGCCGCCGCGGACGCCGAACAGATCACCATCTTCCAGCGGACACCCAACCTTGCGCTTCCGATGCGGCAGCAACAGTTGACAGGCCAGCTCAAAGAGAAGCTGAAGGAAAACCTTCCCGAGCGATTTGCCCAGCGCCGGAGGTCGTTTGCCGGGTTCGACATGGACTTCATCCCGAAGAGCGTGTTCGAAGTCTCGGACGAGGAGCGAGCTGACACCTACGAACGGATGTGGGCTACCGGCGGTTTCGAGCTGTGGCTCGCCAATTATCAAGACATCTTGCTCGATGAACGCGCGAACCGCATCATGTACGACTTCTGGCGCGACAAGGTCCGTCAGCGCGTCACCGATCCGGTCAAGGCTGAGAAGCTTGCCCCGATGGATCCGCCCCATCCGTTCGGGACGAAGCGACCCTCGCTGGAGCAGAACTTCTATGATGTGGTGAACCAGGAGAACGTCGACATCGTCGATGTGAACGAGGATCCGATCGAGCGGATTACCCCGGCGGGTGTCCAGACCAAGTCCGGTCTGCACGAGTTCGACATCCTGGTGTTCGCGACAGGTTTCGACGCGAACCGCGGTGGCATCACGTCGATCGACATCCGAGGAACCAATGATCAACTGTTGAGCCACAAGTGGTCCGAGCGGCTCGATACCTTCATGGGACTCACCACTGCGGGATTCCCCAACCTGATGTTCGTGTACGGCCCGCAGAGCCCAGCCGGATTCTGCAACGGGCCCACTTGCGCGGAGGTACAGGGTGAGATCGTTGTCGACTTCCTGACCCACGTTCGCGACGGCGGATACCAGCGGTTCGAGACCAGCGAGGACGCTGAGCAATCATGGACGGCGCACGTGGAGGAAGTCTTCCATATGTCGCTCTTTCCGCGGGCCAAGTCTTGGTATCACGGGGCAAACATTCCCGGTAAACCGAGCCAGATGCTCAACTACTCCGGCGGCCTTCCTTCCTACTTCGACCACTGGGAGGAAAACGTCGCGGCCGGGTACAAGGCCTTCACACTGTCCTGA
- a CDS encoding DUF1931 family protein produces MGTVKFQRFFRAAAGLQVDRNDLKRYTDFIDDKIYDVILIGKASAKANLRDVIEPWDLPITKGLQESIHRFEKLDEEIELQPLLDQLTARPPLDVALSEETEQRLPLIAGGLSVALAHTFVTVEPDRKNPGTAEWNVAFDIFHLLL; encoded by the coding sequence ATGGGCACCGTGAAATTCCAGCGGTTCTTCCGGGCAGCGGCTGGACTGCAGGTCGACCGAAACGACCTCAAGCGCTATACGGATTTCATCGACGACAAGATCTACGACGTGATCCTCATCGGCAAAGCCTCGGCCAAGGCAAACCTGCGGGACGTGATCGAACCGTGGGACCTGCCGATCACCAAGGGGCTGCAGGAGAGCATCCACCGGTTCGAGAAACTGGACGAGGAGATCGAACTACAGCCTCTGCTCGATCAACTGACGGCCCGGCCGCCCTTGGACGTGGCCCTCTCCGAGGAGACCGAGCAGCGACTGCCGCTGATCGCCGGAGGCTTGAGCGTGGCGCTGGCGCATACCTTCGTCACGGTCGAGCCGGACCGCAAGAACCCCGGGACCGCCGAATGGAATGTCGCCTTCGACATCTTCCACCTACTGCTCTGA
- a CDS encoding FAD-dependent oxidoreductase yields the protein MSTRTSSEDATPVGVNQPVDETPDEEGAFPRLTDDQVATLEVGGTRRSVRAGEVLIREGAPSNDFFVILSGKVAVLDEGDGDGERRILRVHGPGRFLGELGLLEGQVAFFTAEAIEDGEMLVLPAERVRGLVAHDPVLSDLILRAYLVRRHLLIGLGSGFRIIGSCYSPDTLRLREFAIRNRLPHRWIDLERDERAEQLLRSLDVAPEDTPVVIWHGDKVLRNPTNAELARIVGLPVPDSVADAAQDVCNLVVVGAGPAGLAASVYGASDGLNTVTLESIAAGGQASTSSRIENYLGFPAGISGSELAERAVIQAGKFGARILVSAEVTGLGSEAGNHVLRLADGGAVRGRAVVLATGARYRKLAVPGIEALEGTSVYYAATYQEARMCGTDPVAIVGGGNSAGQATVFLAGHVSHVHLLIRGDDLGKSMSRYLVDQIEHHPRVTVHRNTEIRMVHGEKYLDEIVVEDNRTGDQDTIRVHALFVFIGATPHTGWLADAIALDDHGFVLTGMDAVHARGDGNRPISAGLSRTLETSRPGLFAAGDVRRGSVKRVASAVGEGAMAVRQIHEYFERS from the coding sequence ATGTCGACCAGAACTTCGTCTGAGGACGCCACACCCGTCGGCGTCAATCAGCCGGTCGACGAGACTCCGGACGAGGAAGGTGCTTTCCCGCGGCTGACGGACGACCAGGTCGCGACGCTCGAGGTCGGTGGCACGCGTCGATCGGTTCGCGCCGGCGAGGTGCTGATCCGAGAGGGCGCGCCCAGCAACGACTTCTTCGTCATCCTTTCCGGCAAGGTCGCGGTCCTCGACGAGGGCGACGGGGACGGCGAACGCCGGATACTGCGCGTGCACGGTCCCGGCCGCTTCCTGGGCGAGCTCGGACTGCTGGAAGGCCAGGTGGCGTTCTTCACCGCCGAAGCGATCGAGGATGGCGAGATGCTCGTCCTCCCCGCCGAGCGGGTGCGCGGGCTGGTTGCCCACGATCCCGTGCTCAGCGATCTGATCCTGCGCGCCTACCTGGTGCGCCGGCACCTGCTGATCGGGCTCGGCTCGGGGTTCCGGATCATCGGCTCCTGCTATTCCCCGGATACGCTGCGGCTTCGCGAGTTCGCCATCCGAAACCGGTTGCCCCACCGGTGGATCGATCTGGAGCGGGACGAACGGGCGGAGCAGCTGCTGCGCAGCCTGGACGTCGCCCCCGAGGACACTCCCGTCGTGATCTGGCACGGCGACAAGGTGCTGCGCAATCCGACGAATGCGGAACTCGCCCGCATCGTCGGGCTTCCGGTCCCGGACTCGGTCGCGGACGCAGCCCAGGACGTGTGCAACCTCGTGGTCGTGGGTGCCGGACCGGCCGGTCTGGCCGCGTCCGTGTACGGTGCCTCGGACGGGTTGAACACGGTGACACTGGAGTCGATCGCCGCGGGCGGCCAAGCCAGTACCTCCTCCCGGATCGAGAACTACCTGGGCTTCCCGGCAGGGATCTCCGGCTCCGAATTGGCCGAGCGGGCCGTGATCCAGGCCGGAAAGTTCGGCGCCCGCATCCTGGTGTCGGCGGAGGTGACCGGTTTGGGATCCGAGGCCGGGAACCATGTGCTCCGGCTGGCGGACGGCGGCGCGGTCCGCGGCCGGGCCGTCGTGCTCGCCACCGGGGCGCGATACCGCAAGTTGGCAGTCCCGGGAATCGAGGCACTGGAGGGAACGAGCGTGTACTACGCCGCGACCTATCAGGAAGCGCGGATGTGCGGCACCGATCCGGTGGCCATCGTCGGCGGCGGAAACTCCGCCGGCCAGGCCACCGTCTTCCTCGCCGGCCATGTCTCCCACGTCCACCTGCTCATCCGCGGCGATGACCTCGGAAAGAGCATGTCCCGATACCTGGTCGACCAGATCGAGCACCACCCGCGCGTTACCGTGCACCGGAACACCGAGATTCGTATGGTCCACGGCGAGAAATACCTCGACGAAATCGTGGTCGAGGACAATCGCACGGGCGACCAGGACACGATCCGGGTGCACGCCCTGTTCGTCTTCATCGGGGCGACGCCGCACACCGGGTGGCTGGCCGACGCGATCGCACTCGACGACCACGGCTTCGTCCTCACGGGCATGGACGCGGTCCACGCCCGAGGAGACGGCAACCGGCCGATCAGCGCCGGGCTGTCCAGGACGCTCGAAACCAGCCGGCCCGGCCTATTCGCGGCGGGCGACGTCCGCCGCGGCTCGGTGAAACGAGTCGCATCCGCGGTCGGTGAAGGAGCGATGGCGGTACGCCAAATCCATGAATACTTCGAAAGGAGCTGA
- a CDS encoding ubiquitin carboxyl-terminal hydrolase 14, translated as MTYVHADPHVAAIRAVVPRTPQGCEECLRLGTPWVHLRLCLTCGHVGCCDSSPGKHASAHAHAIGHPIVQSMEPGEDWRWCYVDQNFV; from the coding sequence ATGACTTATGTCCATGCGGACCCACACGTGGCCGCGATCCGGGCCGTGGTGCCCCGGACCCCGCAGGGTTGCGAGGAATGTCTTCGCCTCGGCACCCCGTGGGTGCATCTGAGGCTGTGCCTGACGTGCGGACACGTCGGTTGCTGCGACTCTTCGCCGGGCAAGCACGCGAGCGCGCACGCTCACGCCATCGGCCATCCGATCGTCCAGTCGATGGAGCCAGGTGAAGATTGGCGGTGGTGTTATGTCGACCAGAACTTCGTCTGA
- the trxA gene encoding thioredoxin: MGSDKVKCPHCGKVNKVPAAGDGKPRCGNCHEPLPWIAAAGDDDFAEVADKSSVPVLVDLWATWCGPCRMVSPALEQLARERAGQIKLVKVDVDAAPQTAERFTVRAVPTLLVMDRGEVLARQAGAAPVPQLRTWLDQALSENAGKEAKS, from the coding sequence ATGGGATCCGACAAGGTGAAGTGTCCGCACTGCGGCAAGGTCAACAAGGTGCCGGCGGCCGGGGACGGAAAACCCCGCTGCGGGAACTGCCACGAGCCGCTGCCGTGGATCGCCGCGGCAGGGGACGACGACTTCGCGGAGGTCGCCGACAAGTCCTCGGTGCCTGTGCTGGTCGATCTCTGGGCGACCTGGTGCGGCCCGTGCCGCATGGTCAGCCCGGCGCTCGAGCAGCTCGCCAGAGAACGCGCAGGTCAGATCAAGCTGGTCAAGGTCGACGTGGATGCTGCTCCCCAGACGGCCGAACGGTTCACCGTCCGCGCCGTACCAACTCTGCTGGTGATGGACCGGGGTGAGGTCCTCGCTCGTCAGGCGGGCGCAGCTCCGGTACCCCAGCTGCGCACGTGGCTCGATCAGGCGCTCTCGGAAAATGCAGGCAAGGAAGCGAAGTCATGA
- a CDS encoding chaperone modulator CbpM, whose protein sequence is MSTPTPVTHYVLVRRTGLSPDAFAERTGLHPDLARKLVALGLLDAHRDTGGEMSFEPSEVAHAARIQRLRTGLGLNYSAIGLVLDLLDRIEKLEAASRRRRTPPWTPAA, encoded by the coding sequence ATGAGCACTCCGACCCCGGTCACCCACTACGTATTGGTTCGCCGTACCGGACTGTCACCAGATGCCTTCGCCGAACGTACCGGGCTGCACCCGGACCTGGCACGCAAGCTTGTGGCTCTCGGCCTGCTCGACGCCCACCGCGACACCGGCGGCGAGATGTCGTTCGAACCATCCGAAGTGGCCCACGCCGCCCGCATCCAACGGCTGCGGACCGGTCTGGGCCTGAACTACTCGGCAATCGGGCTCGTGCTCGATCTGCTGGATCGAATCGAGAAACTCGAAGCAGCTTCCCGCAGAAGGAGGACACCCCCATGGACACCGGCAGCCTGA
- a CDS encoding DnaJ C-terminal domain-containing protein, with the protein MARDYYEALGVPRGAAADEIQQAYRKLARKYHPDVNKDPTAEDKFKEANEAYQVLSDPDTRKRYDRFGADFRRVPEDYDERVRASAGGYGGGGYGGGGGGRRVHFGHGVGGEGGVDFEDLFGQMFGGGGGYGPIPGADQEAELELTLEEAYRGGKRTLRLDGRQYDVDIPAGVLDGQRIRLAGQGGRGNGDAPPGDLYLVVRIKPHSRFRVQGRDIYVDLPVSPWEAVLGSTVVVPTPGGEAKVKVAPGSSTGRKLRLRGEGMPNSRGANGNLYAEIKVMVPSKPTARERELFEQLAAESNFDPRKET; encoded by the coding sequence ATGGCGCGTGACTACTACGAAGCGCTCGGGGTCCCGCGGGGCGCCGCCGCCGACGAAATCCAGCAGGCCTACCGCAAGCTGGCCCGCAAGTACCACCCCGATGTGAACAAGGACCCCACTGCGGAGGACAAGTTCAAGGAGGCCAACGAGGCCTACCAGGTGTTGTCCGACCCGGACACCCGGAAACGCTACGACCGATTCGGTGCCGACTTCCGGCGTGTGCCCGAGGACTACGACGAACGGGTCCGGGCAAGCGCCGGTGGATACGGCGGCGGCGGGTACGGCGGTGGGGGCGGGGGCAGAAGGGTGCACTTCGGTCACGGTGTCGGTGGCGAAGGCGGCGTCGACTTCGAGGACCTCTTCGGGCAGATGTTCGGCGGCGGTGGCGGGTACGGGCCGATTCCCGGCGCCGATCAGGAAGCGGAACTGGAACTGACCCTGGAAGAGGCGTATCGGGGCGGCAAACGCACTCTCAGACTGGACGGACGGCAGTACGACGTCGACATTCCGGCCGGTGTCCTGGACGGCCAGCGAATCCGGCTGGCCGGGCAAGGCGGCCGGGGCAACGGTGACGCGCCGCCCGGGGATCTGTACCTCGTGGTGCGGATCAAGCCGCATTCCCGGTTCCGGGTACAGGGCCGGGACATCTACGTCGACCTGCCCGTATCGCCATGGGAGGCGGTCCTCGGGTCGACCGTCGTCGTTCCCACCCCGGGTGGCGAGGCGAAAGTCAAAGTGGCTCCGGGCTCGTCGACGGGAAGGAAGCTGCGCCTGCGCGGAGAAGGAATGCCCAATTCGCGTGGCGCCAACGGCAACCTCTACGCCGAAATCAAGGTGATGGTGCCGTCGAAACCGACAGCACGCGAACGCGAGCTGTTCGAGCAGTTGGCCGCCGAATCGAACTTCGATCCGAGGAAAGAGACATGA